From Etheostoma cragini isolate CJK2018 chromosome 17, CSU_Ecrag_1.0, whole genome shotgun sequence, one genomic window encodes:
- the sft2d1 gene encoding vesicle transport protein SFT2A translates to MDKLRRVLSGQEENEELGLTAQVLDASTLSYSTRVKWFVICFAGGILCSILGTALLFVPNGIKLFAVFYTLGNFAALSSTCFLMGPIKQLKRMFEKTRLIATIVMLLCLVLTLCAVFWWHKKGLAIIFCILQFLAMAWYSISYIPFARDAVMKCFTTCLS, encoded by the exons ATGGACAAGCTTCGTCGTGTGTTAAGCGGCCAAGAGGAAAATGAAGAGTTGGGTCTTACTGCACAG GTCCTTGATGCCAGCACTCTCAGCTACAGCACCAGGGTGAAATGGTTTGTCATATGCTTTGCCGGAGGCATCCTGTGTTCAATACTT GGTACGGCACTGCTGTTCGTTCCAAATGGAATCAAGCTTTTTGCCGTCTTCTACACACTAGGGAATTTTGCGGCTCTATCCAG CACCTGCTTCCTAATGGGACCCATAAAACAGCTGAAGCgcatgtttgaaaaaacaagacTGATAGCCACCATTGTTATGCTG CTCTGCCTTGTCTTAACTCTTTGTGCAGTGTTTTGG tGGCATAAAAAAGGGCTGGCTATCATCTTCTGTATTCTGCAGTTTTTGGCAATGGCGTG gTATAGCATCTCTTACATTCCATTTGCCAG GGATGCTGTGATGAAATGCTTCACAACCTGTCTGAGTTAG
- the prr18 gene encoding proline-rich protein 18 → MPFPPISLHQRISSPGRELFGKKKANGVPPHNELTSKSGGDKGGSEKEKQSSSWTSANLRNLGRKAQPEKSRGSAQKAGAGQETQGKTSWLSVPKPQDSSEGVRRSSSMDSARHLHGKEEGKKEIQFTLSLTPEAILVIQKRNLEKQMMAKQQKCCASADFRHRRVFPSKKAHGASKGCPPAAKVESAEQDITAIVKISLLNDQYKYDDVEYEEEDGDVDETVVRKCKEWLKGVENAAALGKVDKLSALPHLKGC, encoded by the coding sequence ATGCCTTTTCCGCCCATCAGCCTCCACCAGCGGATCTCTTCTCCTGGCAGGGAACTATTCGGGAAAAAGAAAGCCAACGGAGTGCCTCCTCACAATGAGCTCACCAGCAAATCCGGCGGAGATAAAGGGGGGTCCGAGAAGGAGAAGCAGTCATCTTCTTGGACATCGGCGAATTTAAGGAATTTGGGGCGAAAAGCCCAGCCAGAGAAGAGCAGAGGCTCAGCTCAGAAGGCGGGTGCCGGTCAGGAGACCCAGGGAAAGACCTCCTGGCTGTCGGTACCCAAACCTCAGGACTCGTCTGAAGGAGTCAGGCGCTCCAGCTCCATGGACTCCGCCAGACACCTCCACGGCAAAGAGGAAGGGAAGAAGGAGATTCAGTTTACCCTCAGTCTTACCCCTGAAGCCATTCTTGTCATCCAAAAACGCAATCTAGAAAAGCAGATGATGGCAAAGCAGCAGAAGTGTTGCGCTTCCGCGGACTTTCGACACAGGAGAGTTTTTCCATCCAAAAAGGCGCACGGAGCGTCCAAGGGCTGCCCTCCGGCCGCCAAAGTGGAAAGCGCCGAGCAGGACATTACAGCCATCGTTAAAATATCTCTTTTGAATGACCAGTATAAGTACGACGATGTGGAGTATGAAGAAGAGGATGGAGATGTGGACGAGACTGTTGTGAGGAAATGTAAAGAGTGGCTCAAAGGAGTCGAAAATGCCGCTGCTTTGGGAAAAGTCGACAAACTTTCAGCACTCCCGCACCTTAAAGGCTGCTGA
- the si:ch211-130h14.4 gene encoding uncharacterized protein si:ch211-130h14.4 isoform X1 has translation MHDSGPDPDQETKAWRQAQLEQRHLEAYRNLHRLRDALSLRYAALLKDKVQSQRLLLQQRDETARAKSEKGTKQKQKKSAISKLQHNDSYLKSLPKTSYYLIFDLQKQLAERGHLKTHHDLEDFYRCITYNRHPSQLHKSLEDVRKKMLESRAAEDSMTQTKISEKHPCTAEEGEHEEHSRWRLPTLLIENGSGSAELISGGSQEKDEVEQMFPKMKAPTFATLQPNFMKNFQSKMPDLIFPEIPKKSKKAEIYLRRLRQMHDLCLTNMVSSQRLLDRETDSLCWQEEQGNQDLMLPGIDSKQGKVSQTNQPPLCSPKQPRSVRNDRPSHPQQLVRMTSASHRDLETLVWDAAACRHKTPDPLSIEDVCQQKPVKIIDRGFKLWRNYTEDTDH, from the exons ATGCATGACAGCGGTCCAGACCCGGACCAAGAGACCAAGGCCTGGCGTCAGGCTCAGCTCGAGCAG CGCCATCTAGAGGCCTATAGGAACCTGCACCGTCTCCGAGATGCTCTCAGTCTCCGCTATGCTGCCCTGCTCAAAGACAAGGTCCAGTCACAAAGATTACTGCTGCAGCAGAGAGATGAGACAGCCCGAGCAAAGTCAGAGAAGGGAACCAAGCAG AAACAAAAGAAGTCAGCCATCTCCAAGCTGCAGCACAACGACTCATACCTCAAGTCCCTCCCTAAAACCAGCTACTACCTG atttttgaCCTCCAGAAGCAGTTAGCTGAGCGTGGACATCTGAAGACCCATCACGACTTGGAGGACTTTTATAGGTGCATCACATATAACCGTCACCCATCACAGCTCCATAAAAGTCTAGAGGATGTCAGGAAAAAGA TGCTGGAGAGCAGAGCTGCAGAGGATTCGATGACTCAAAccaaaatctcagaaaaacaTCCCTGCACTGCTGAAGAGGGAGAACATGAGGAGCACTCCAGGTGGAGACTGCCTACACT gttaaTAGAGAATGGCTCTGGATCGGCAGAGCTGATCTCTGGTGGCAGCCAGGAGAAGGATGAAGTTGAGCAAATGTTTCCCAAG ATGAAAGCCCCCACATTTGCAACCCTACAGCCTAACTTTATGAAGAACTTCCAGAGCAAGATGCCAGATTTG ATTTTCCCTGAGATTCCCAAGAAGAGCAAGAAAGCAGAGATTTACTTGAGACGGCTGAGACAAATGCATGATCTTTGTTTAACCAACATGGTTTCGTCCCAACG ACTGTTGGACAGGGAGACGGACTCACTGTGCTGGCAGGAGGAGCAAGGCAACCAAGATTTG ATGCTTCCAGGCATTGACTCCAAACAAGGGAAGGTAAGCCAAACAAACCAGCCGCCTCTCTGCTCTCCGAAACAGCCAAGAAGTGTCCGGAATGACCGACCTTCACATCCCCAGCAGCTGGTCAGAATGACTTCAGCCAG CCACCGAGATCTTGAGACTCTGGTTTGGGACGCAGCAGCGTGCCGCCATAAGACACCAGATCCCTTGTCCATTGAAGATGTGTGTCAACAAAAGCCTGTAAAG ATAATAGACCGTGGGTTCAAGCTATGGAGAAACTATACAGAGGACACAGATCACTGA
- the si:ch211-130h14.4 gene encoding uncharacterized protein si:ch211-130h14.4 isoform X3: protein MHDSGPDPDQETKAWRQAQLEQRHLEAYRNLHRLRDALSLRYAALLKDKVQSQRLLLQQRDETARAKSEKGTKQKQKKSAISKLQHNDSYLKSLPKTSYYLIFDLQKQLAERGHLKTHHDLEDFYRCITYNRHPSQLHKSLEDVRKKMLESRAAEDSMTQTKISEKHPCTAEEGEHEEHSRLIENGSGSAELISGGSQEKDEVEQMFPKMKAPTFATLQPNFMKNFQSKMPDLIFPEIPKKSKKAEIYLRRLRQMHDLCLTNMVSSQRLLDRETDSLCWQEEQGNQDLMLPGIDSKQGKVSQTNQPPLCSPKQPRSVRNDRPSHPQQLVRMTSASHRDLETLVWDAAACRHKTPDPLSIEDVCQQKPVKIIDRGFKLWRNYTEDTDH from the exons ATGCATGACAGCGGTCCAGACCCGGACCAAGAGACCAAGGCCTGGCGTCAGGCTCAGCTCGAGCAG CGCCATCTAGAGGCCTATAGGAACCTGCACCGTCTCCGAGATGCTCTCAGTCTCCGCTATGCTGCCCTGCTCAAAGACAAGGTCCAGTCACAAAGATTACTGCTGCAGCAGAGAGATGAGACAGCCCGAGCAAAGTCAGAGAAGGGAACCAAGCAG AAACAAAAGAAGTCAGCCATCTCCAAGCTGCAGCACAACGACTCATACCTCAAGTCCCTCCCTAAAACCAGCTACTACCTG atttttgaCCTCCAGAAGCAGTTAGCTGAGCGTGGACATCTGAAGACCCATCACGACTTGGAGGACTTTTATAGGTGCATCACATATAACCGTCACCCATCACAGCTCCATAAAAGTCTAGAGGATGTCAGGAAAAAGA TGCTGGAGAGCAGAGCTGCAGAGGATTCGATGACTCAAAccaaaatctcagaaaaacaTCCCTGCACTGCTGAAGAGGGAGAACATGAGGAGCACTCCAG gttaaTAGAGAATGGCTCTGGATCGGCAGAGCTGATCTCTGGTGGCAGCCAGGAGAAGGATGAAGTTGAGCAAATGTTTCCCAAG ATGAAAGCCCCCACATTTGCAACCCTACAGCCTAACTTTATGAAGAACTTCCAGAGCAAGATGCCAGATTTG ATTTTCCCTGAGATTCCCAAGAAGAGCAAGAAAGCAGAGATTTACTTGAGACGGCTGAGACAAATGCATGATCTTTGTTTAACCAACATGGTTTCGTCCCAACG ACTGTTGGACAGGGAGACGGACTCACTGTGCTGGCAGGAGGAGCAAGGCAACCAAGATTTG ATGCTTCCAGGCATTGACTCCAAACAAGGGAAGGTAAGCCAAACAAACCAGCCGCCTCTCTGCTCTCCGAAACAGCCAAGAAGTGTCCGGAATGACCGACCTTCACATCCCCAGCAGCTGGTCAGAATGACTTCAGCCAG CCACCGAGATCTTGAGACTCTGGTTTGGGACGCAGCAGCGTGCCGCCATAAGACACCAGATCCCTTGTCCATTGAAGATGTGTGTCAACAAAAGCCTGTAAAG ATAATAGACCGTGGGTTCAAGCTATGGAGAAACTATACAGAGGACACAGATCACTGA
- the si:ch211-130h14.4 gene encoding uncharacterized protein si:ch211-130h14.4 isoform X2, producing MHDSGPDPDQETKAWRQAQLEQRHLEAYRNLHRLRDALSLRYAALLKDKVQSQRLLLQQRDETARAKSEKGTKQKQKKSAISKLQHNDSYLKSLPKTSYYLKQLAERGHLKTHHDLEDFYRCITYNRHPSQLHKSLEDVRKKMLESRAAEDSMTQTKISEKHPCTAEEGEHEEHSRWRLPTLLIENGSGSAELISGGSQEKDEVEQMFPKMKAPTFATLQPNFMKNFQSKMPDLIFPEIPKKSKKAEIYLRRLRQMHDLCLTNMVSSQRLLDRETDSLCWQEEQGNQDLMLPGIDSKQGKVSQTNQPPLCSPKQPRSVRNDRPSHPQQLVRMTSASHRDLETLVWDAAACRHKTPDPLSIEDVCQQKPVKIIDRGFKLWRNYTEDTDH from the exons ATGCATGACAGCGGTCCAGACCCGGACCAAGAGACCAAGGCCTGGCGTCAGGCTCAGCTCGAGCAG CGCCATCTAGAGGCCTATAGGAACCTGCACCGTCTCCGAGATGCTCTCAGTCTCCGCTATGCTGCCCTGCTCAAAGACAAGGTCCAGTCACAAAGATTACTGCTGCAGCAGAGAGATGAGACAGCCCGAGCAAAGTCAGAGAAGGGAACCAAGCAG AAACAAAAGAAGTCAGCCATCTCCAAGCTGCAGCACAACGACTCATACCTCAAGTCCCTCCCTAAAACCAGCTACTACCTG AAGCAGTTAGCTGAGCGTGGACATCTGAAGACCCATCACGACTTGGAGGACTTTTATAGGTGCATCACATATAACCGTCACCCATCACAGCTCCATAAAAGTCTAGAGGATGTCAGGAAAAAGA TGCTGGAGAGCAGAGCTGCAGAGGATTCGATGACTCAAAccaaaatctcagaaaaacaTCCCTGCACTGCTGAAGAGGGAGAACATGAGGAGCACTCCAGGTGGAGACTGCCTACACT gttaaTAGAGAATGGCTCTGGATCGGCAGAGCTGATCTCTGGTGGCAGCCAGGAGAAGGATGAAGTTGAGCAAATGTTTCCCAAG ATGAAAGCCCCCACATTTGCAACCCTACAGCCTAACTTTATGAAGAACTTCCAGAGCAAGATGCCAGATTTG ATTTTCCCTGAGATTCCCAAGAAGAGCAAGAAAGCAGAGATTTACTTGAGACGGCTGAGACAAATGCATGATCTTTGTTTAACCAACATGGTTTCGTCCCAACG ACTGTTGGACAGGGAGACGGACTCACTGTGCTGGCAGGAGGAGCAAGGCAACCAAGATTTG ATGCTTCCAGGCATTGACTCCAAACAAGGGAAGGTAAGCCAAACAAACCAGCCGCCTCTCTGCTCTCCGAAACAGCCAAGAAGTGTCCGGAATGACCGACCTTCACATCCCCAGCAGCTGGTCAGAATGACTTCAGCCAG CCACCGAGATCTTGAGACTCTGGTTTGGGACGCAGCAGCGTGCCGCCATAAGACACCAGATCCCTTGTCCATTGAAGATGTGTGTCAACAAAAGCCTGTAAAG ATAATAGACCGTGGGTTCAAGCTATGGAGAAACTATACAGAGGACACAGATCACTGA
- the tbxtb gene encoding T-box transcription factor T isoform X2, producing the protein MAAGECPGKASQNRMDHLLSAVDSELQAGSEKGDPTEKELKVSLDENELWKKFKDLTNEMIVTKNGRRMFPVLKVNVSGLDPNAMYSFLLDFVSADNHRWKYVNGEWVPGGKPEPQTPSCVYIHPDSPNFGGHWMKAPVSFSKVKLTNKLNGGGQIMLNSLHKYEPRIHIVRVGGPRRMITSHSFPETQFIAVTAYQNEEITSLKIKHNPFAKAFLDAKERSDHKDIREDVNESQQSPYSHCGWFIPGTGSLCPPATPHSQFGSPISLSPSHGCERYSSLRNHRSAPYTSPYAHRTNSPMGYSDNSSACLSMLSSHDNWSSLQMPTHSSMMPMAHNSTSGTNSSQYTSLWSVSNPPLTPVSQNGGLNNNLSSQFLRGSSSHYPSLSHSVAVPSSGSPMYDSSTATEMHDTSQYDITPHGRLPSAWTPVTPPSL; encoded by the exons ATGGCTGCTGGCGAGTGTCCCGGGAAGGCCAGTCAGAACCGGATGGACCACCTCCTCAGTGCCGTGGACAGTGAGCTGCAGGCCGGCAGCGAGAAGGGCGACCCCACGGAGAAGGAGCTAAAAGTGTCCCTGGATGAGAACGAACTTTGGAAGAAATTTAAGGATCTTACAAATGAAATGATAGTTACAAAGAATGGCAG gCGCATGTTTCCGGTGCTGAAAGTGAACGTGTCTGGATTGGACCCGAACGccatgtattcctttttgctggaCTTCGTATCTGCGGACAACCACAGGTGGAAATACGTGAACGGGGAGTGGGTTCCCGGTGGCAAACCTGAGCCTCAGACTCCCAGCTGTGTGTACATTCACCCGGACTCTCCAAACTTCGGCGGGCACTGGATGAAAGCGCCCGTCTCCTTTAGTAAAGTCAAACTCACCAATAAACTAAACGGAGGAGGTCAG ataaTGTTAAATTCCTTACACAAATACGAGCCTCGCATCCATATCGTGCGGGTTGGAGGCCCGAGGAGGATGATCACCAGCCACTCTTTCCCAGAGACTCAGTTCATTGCAGTAACGGCATACCAAAACGAAGAG ATAACTTCTCTTAAAATAAAGCACAACCCTTTTGCCAAGGCCTTCCTAGATGCCAAGGAGAG AAGTGATCACAAAGACATAAGAGAAGATGTCAATGAAAGTCAGCAGTCGCCTTACTCTCATT GTGGTTGGTTTATTCCAGGCACAGGCTCTCTCTGCCCTCCTGCCACTCCTCACAGCCAGTTTGGGAGTCCCATCTCCCTCTCGCCGTCCCACGGCTGTGAGCGCTACTCCAGCCTGAGGAACCACCGCTCTGCCCCGTACACCAGTCCGTACGCCCATCGCACCAACTCACCCA tGGGTTACTCCGATAACTCATCAGCCTGCCTGTCAATGCTATCGAGCCACGATAACTGGTCCAGTCTTCAGATGCCAACACACTCCAGCATGATGCCCATGGCCCACAATTCCACCTCTGGTACCAACTCTAG TCAGTACACCAGCCTGTGGTCTGTGAGTAACCCACCCCTGACTCCCGTGTCCCAGAATGGGGGGTTAAACAACAACCTGAGCTCCCAGTTCCTTCGGGGGTCCAGCAGCCACTACCCCAGCCTGTCTCACTCAGTCGCAGTGCCCTCCTCTGGCTCTCCCATGTACGACAGCAGCACAGCCACAGAAATGCACGACACATCTCAGTACGACATCACTCCACACGGGCGCCTGCCTTCAGCCTGGACTCCTGTTACACCTCCATCCCTCTGA
- the tbxtb gene encoding T-box transcription factor T isoform X1, whose product MAAGECPGKASQNRMDHLLSAVDSELQAGSEKGDPTEKELKVSLDENELWKKFKDLTNEMIVTKNGRRMFPVLKVNVSGLDPNAMYSFLLDFVSADNHRWKYVNGEWVPGGKPEPQTPSCVYIHPDSPNFGGHWMKAPVSFSKVKLTNKLNGGGQIMLNSLHKYEPRIHIVRVGGPRRMITSHSFPETQFIAVTAYQNEEITSLKIKHNPFAKAFLDAKERSDHKDIREDVNESQQSPYSHLGGWFIPGTGSLCPPATPHSQFGSPISLSPSHGCERYSSLRNHRSAPYTSPYAHRTNSPMGYSDNSSACLSMLSSHDNWSSLQMPTHSSMMPMAHNSTSGTNSSQYTSLWSVSNPPLTPVSQNGGLNNNLSSQFLRGSSSHYPSLSHSVAVPSSGSPMYDSSTATEMHDTSQYDITPHGRLPSAWTPVTPPSL is encoded by the exons ATGGCTGCTGGCGAGTGTCCCGGGAAGGCCAGTCAGAACCGGATGGACCACCTCCTCAGTGCCGTGGACAGTGAGCTGCAGGCCGGCAGCGAGAAGGGCGACCCCACGGAGAAGGAGCTAAAAGTGTCCCTGGATGAGAACGAACTTTGGAAGAAATTTAAGGATCTTACAAATGAAATGATAGTTACAAAGAATGGCAG gCGCATGTTTCCGGTGCTGAAAGTGAACGTGTCTGGATTGGACCCGAACGccatgtattcctttttgctggaCTTCGTATCTGCGGACAACCACAGGTGGAAATACGTGAACGGGGAGTGGGTTCCCGGTGGCAAACCTGAGCCTCAGACTCCCAGCTGTGTGTACATTCACCCGGACTCTCCAAACTTCGGCGGGCACTGGATGAAAGCGCCCGTCTCCTTTAGTAAAGTCAAACTCACCAATAAACTAAACGGAGGAGGTCAG ataaTGTTAAATTCCTTACACAAATACGAGCCTCGCATCCATATCGTGCGGGTTGGAGGCCCGAGGAGGATGATCACCAGCCACTCTTTCCCAGAGACTCAGTTCATTGCAGTAACGGCATACCAAAACGAAGAG ATAACTTCTCTTAAAATAAAGCACAACCCTTTTGCCAAGGCCTTCCTAGATGCCAAGGAGAG AAGTGATCACAAAGACATAAGAGAAGATGTCAATGAAAGTCAGCAGTCGCCTTACTCTCATT TAGGTGGTTGGTTTATTCCAGGCACAGGCTCTCTCTGCCCTCCTGCCACTCCTCACAGCCAGTTTGGGAGTCCCATCTCCCTCTCGCCGTCCCACGGCTGTGAGCGCTACTCCAGCCTGAGGAACCACCGCTCTGCCCCGTACACCAGTCCGTACGCCCATCGCACCAACTCACCCA tGGGTTACTCCGATAACTCATCAGCCTGCCTGTCAATGCTATCGAGCCACGATAACTGGTCCAGTCTTCAGATGCCAACACACTCCAGCATGATGCCCATGGCCCACAATTCCACCTCTGGTACCAACTCTAG TCAGTACACCAGCCTGTGGTCTGTGAGTAACCCACCCCTGACTCCCGTGTCCCAGAATGGGGGGTTAAACAACAACCTGAGCTCCCAGTTCCTTCGGGGGTCCAGCAGCCACTACCCCAGCCTGTCTCACTCAGTCGCAGTGCCCTCCTCTGGCTCTCCCATGTACGACAGCAGCACAGCCACAGAAATGCACGACACATCTCAGTACGACATCACTCCACACGGGCGCCTGCCTTCAGCCTGGACTCCTGTTACACCTCCATCCCTCTGA